The Lineus longissimus chromosome 2, tnLinLong1.2, whole genome shotgun sequence genome window below encodes:
- the LOC135483317 gene encoding cell division control protein 45 homolog produces MVVVKDFRKDFYDPIQTQRVLVLVALDVDALCALKILQYLFQCDHVLYTIMPVSGRQELETAFMENCEGIKCVMMLNCGGNIDIVELLQPDEDVTFFICDSHRPIDVHNIYNVKQVQLILKEELEDVPDFNEIFREENSDDDSGNESDSSERANKRRRFDEESLNRKREKREWWNNRERTLFEYYEFNSHGMSTAVTIFELAWKMSKDTNDLLWLATIGLTDQFVHYKINREKYIESLGSLQSHVSRLNHRGDDEDTKKSISSLKLAFEEELQLNLYRHWTLFDSLCHSVTTACKFRVWTMKGKKKLHEFLADMGLPLVQCQQKYMSMDVSLRTSVKEMISNKAEKYGLSPSEIFIPSFLAQYGYRNKLCAMDVAYACAALLESVEKSKKQSDCFLDALDLLTRDRSTMLEKGLENAKTQLKAVVNQVNSFLDMTQVISAGPFLYAFIGEGTPDVKFFAKPICLQKLAKFTLKAHCAMSKSRKAPTLPLLLGAALDNDRGTTLVVGIPPLAEDDGRNFFGKAFEQAAESTSSRILQDSFDSNIVEMKTEDRSKFFDALINLMQYD; encoded by the exons ATGGTTGTGGTAAAAGATTTCAGGAAAGATTTTTATGACCCCATTCAAACTCAG CGAGTTTTGGTCCTGGTGGCATTAGATGTGGATGCACTGTGCGCTTTGAAGATATTGCAG tacctATTCCAATGTGACCATGTTCTGTACACCATCATGCCGGTGTCTGGGCGGCAAGAATTGGAAACCGCTTTTATGGAGAACTGTGAGGGA atcaAGTGTGTTATGATGCTGAATTGTGGAGGTAACATCGATATTGTTGAACTCCTTCAACCTGAtgaggatgtgacatttttcATCTGTGATAG TCACAGGCCAATAGATGTTCACAACATCTACAATGTGAAACAAGTGCAGCTGATTCTGAAGGAAGAACTGGAGGATGTGCcagatttcaatgaaatattcagAGAAGAAAAT TCTGATGATGACTCGGGAAACGAGAGTGATTCATCCGAGCGTGCTAACAAGAGACGACGGTTTGATGAAGAGTCACTAAACCGCAAGAGAGAGAAGCGGGAATGGTGGAACAACCGGGAGCGGACACTGTTTGAATACTATGAGTTCAACTCACATGGCATGTCT ACTGCAGTGACAATATTTGAGTTGGCGTGGAAGATGTCGAAGGATACAAATGATTTGCTGTG GCTTGCCACCATAGGTCTCACCGACCAATTCGTCCACTATAAAATCAACAGAGAAAAATATATAGAAAGTTTGGGATCTCTTCAATCACATGTTTCAAGACTCAACCACAG AGGTGACGACGAGGACACAAAGAAGTCGATATCATCATTGAAGTTGGCCTTTGAAGAGGAGCTACAGCTAAACTTGTATAGACATTGGACGTTGTTTGACAGCTTATGTCACTCTGTCACAACTGCATGTAAATTCAGGGTGTGGACAATGAAGGGAAAGAAGAAACTGCACGAATTCCTTGCAGATATGGG TTTGCCATTAGTACAGTGCCAGCAGAAATATATGTCGATGGATGTTAGTCTTCGGACTTCTGTGAAGGAAATGATAAGCAATAAAGCAGAAAAATATGG gttATCACCATCCGAAATCTTCATTCCATCTTTCTTGGCTCAGTATGGTTACCGTAACAAGTTATGTGCCATGGATGTGGCCTATGCATGTGCAGCATTATTGGAATCAGTG GAGAAGTCAAAGAAGCAGTCTGACTGTTTCCTCGATGCTCTGGATCTCCTGACTCG GGATAGAAGCACCATGTTGGAGAAAGGCCTAGAGAATGCCAAGACTCAACTGAAAGCTGTTGTAAACCAAGTGAATTCATTCTTAGACATGACCCAAGTCATATCAGCTGGGCCATTCCTTTATGCCTTCATCGGGGAG GGCACTCCAGATGTGAAGTTTTTTGCTAAGCCAATATGTCTTCAGAAGTTAGCCAAGTTTACACTAAAGGCCCATTGTGCAATG AGTAAGAGTCGTAAGGCGCCCACCCTCCCTCTCCTACTTGGTGCAGCTTTAGACAATGACCGGGGGACAACATTAGTGGTTGGCATCCCACCTCTCGCTGAAGACGATGGTAGAAA tttctttgGTAAGGCATTTGAACAAGCTGCTGAGAGTACAAGCTCAAGGATTCTACAGGATAGCTTTGATTCCAATA TTGTGGAAATGAAAACCGAAGATCGCAGCAAGTTTTTTGATGCTTTAATTAATCTGATGCAATATGATTGA